The DNA segment CCATTTGCGGTCCTTACTACAATATCACTCATTCTTTACCGGAGGACCGATTGAAAACCTTACAGAGGATGTATCTGAAGGAGTTCCTCTTTTTACTGGTCCTCATCACCACTGTGCTTGCTGTGCTCTTCTCCGTTGTTTCCGTCGTTGAAAAACTTGATGAACTGCTTCCCCTCGGGTTAAGCACAGGGAAAATCATCATGATCGGGATTTCAGAGATCCCCAGGCTTCTGGGTTTTCTCCTGCCAATGGGTGCCCTCATCTGTACCATCTTTGTTCTGAGCCTTGCCTCAAGGAGAAACGAGATTACAATAATAAAGGCGTCAGGAGAAAACCTGAGGAGATTTTTTATTCCCTTTCTGGTAGCCTCAGTGGTCCTTATACCGGTGGACTTTCTGATCGCTGAATACATCAGCCCTGTTTTTGTCGGAAATGCAAACCGGATAATCAACTCCTCCAAAAACTCGGGCAGGGTCTCCTACCAGGACAACAACATATGGTTCAGAGCAAAGGGCGGCACCATAATCCGTGCAAGGCTCTTTATCCCGGAAACGGAAGAGCTTCTCGGCGTCTCCGTAATATCGCTCAGGGGGGGGGAACTGGTAAAGAGAATCGAGGCCGAACGGGGCACCTGGCAAAAGGGAAACCTGCTGTTGCACAATACAACCATATACGACACGGTAAAAAACACGGTAAAATTCTCCCGGAAAATGCTTATAAAGGACATCGAGAAGCCTGAACTGACCGTAAAGGCAAAGGAGCGGGTCTATGATGAGATGGGGGCATTCGGACTTATCCGGTACAGGAAGCGCCTCAATGCACTGGGATACAGAAACGACAAACTCGCCGTTGATATACAGTCAAGGTTCTCCTATCCCCTCACAAACCTGTTCATGCTCCTGATCGGAATATTCCTGTCCCTGAAGAGCAGGCACGGCACGGGGATACTGAGTGCGGGGACAGGAATTCTCATAACTCTGATCTACTGGTTTCTCTTTACAATGTCTCTTTCATTGGGGTACACGGGGATTTTACCCGCCGCCTTATCAGCATGGACCGTGCCTGTCGTATCCTCCGCTGCTGCCTTTATACTCCTGCTCAGAACACCGTTATGAATGAGGGCCTGTCCCCCCTGCGGCCTCTCTCATTATTTCCGCACCTGAACTTGTACCGATCCTGTCGGCTCCTGCATCTATAAACTCCCGTACCGTCCCGAGATCCCTGATTCCTCCCGCGGCCTTTATTGATACCCTTCCCCCGACCGTGTCCTTTATTAATCCGATATCCCCGAGGCTCGCCCCGCGCGGGCCGAAACCGGTAGAGGTCTTCACGAAATCCGCCCCCCCGGCAACTGCCGCTTCGGATGCAGTTGCGATCTCAGCGTCATTCAGATATCCCGTCTCTATAATCAGCTTACGGACAAGGTCCCCGGTTGCCAGCACTATCGAATTCAGTTCTTTCTCCACATAACCCCAGTCCCCCTCCTTTGCCCTGGAGATATTCATAACAACATCAATCTCATCAGCGCCACACATCATTGCCTCCAGGGATTCATAAACCTTTACGGAGGCAAGTGTAAAACCAAGGGGAAACCCGACAACGGTTGTCACCTTAACATCACTGCCGGATAGAAATACCGCTGCTTTCCTTATATACGCGGGGGCTACACAGACAGAGTAGAAACCATACTCCACTGCCTCGGCACACAGCCTCTCAATCCCGGAAAGGACAACATCCGGTCTCAGATTTGTGTGGTCTATCCTCCCGGCTATTGCCCGAAGCTCTTCTTTCCTCATCGATCAACTCCCTGTATGCGGTTATAATTGTACCCGTAACTTCGCCCACCCTGAGGGTCCTGCCGTCAATAGAGGAAACAGGCATAACTCCCATGAGGGAATTTGTAATAAAGACCTCCTCTGCCTTCCCAAGATCATGCCTGCGGAACAGCCCCTCCCTTACCGGTATATTCCTTTTTTTGCAGATATCCAGCACTGTCTCTCTTGTTATGCCTCTAAGTATCCCGCACTCCGGTGCAGGGGTACACAATGTACCGGGGGTTATGAAAAATATGTTCGTAATCGTACCCTCACTGAGGTAACCGTGAGGGTTGAACATAACGACCTCAAATGCAT comes from the bacterium BMS3Abin08 genome and includes:
- a CDS encoding putative permease YjgP/YjgQ family protein, with the translated sequence MKTLQRMYLKEFLFLLVLITTVLAVLFSVVSVVEKLDELLPLGLSTGKIIMIGISEIPRLLGFLLPMGALICTIFVLSLASRRNEITIIKASGENLRRFFIPFLVASVVLIPVDFLIAEYISPVFVGNANRIINSSKNSGRVSYQDNNIWFRAKGGTIIRARLFIPETEELLGVSVISLRGGELVKRIEAERGTWQKGNLLLHNTTIYDTVKNTVKFSRKMLIKDIEKPELTVKAKERVYDEMGAFGLIRYRKRLNALGYRNDKLAVDIQSRFSYPLTNLFMLLIGIFLSLKSRHGTGILSAGTGILITLIYWFLFTMSLSLGYTGILPAALSAWTVPVVSSAAAFILLLRTPL
- the deoC gene encoding deoxyribose-phosphate aldolase translates to MEYGFYSVCVAPAYIRKAAVFLSGSDVKVTTVVGFPLGFTLASVKVYESLEAMMCGADEIDVVMNISRAKEGDWGYVEKELNSIVLATGDLVRKLIIETGYLNDAEIATASEAAVAGGADFVKTSTGFGPRGASLGDIGLIKDTVGGRVSIKAAGGIRDLGTVREFIDAGADRIGTSSGAEIMREAAGGTGPHS